Proteins encoded by one window of Microtus pennsylvanicus isolate mMicPen1 chromosome 18, mMicPen1.hap1, whole genome shotgun sequence:
- the Clec11a gene encoding C-type lectin domain family 11 member A isoform X1, with product MQAAWLLGALVVPQLLGFGHGVWGPGRDWEGGWGGALEEERKRESLMLKEALGLPIGMGSNDSLAGNSKGEEVLGTKETQGEEEEEETTSPISSSNPFPSPSPTPEDTISYILGRLSGLDAGLHQLHIRLHTLDTRVVQLTQGLRQLRDATSDTHDSVQALKEAQVRAEQEHGRLEGCLKGMRLGHKCFLLSRDFETQEAAQARCKARGGNLAQPADRQQMDALGRYLRASLAPYNWPVWLGVNDRRSEGLYLFENGQRVSFFAWHRAPSPEPGAHPSAASHPLSLDQPNGGVLENCVAQASDDGSWWDHDCERRLYFVCEYPF from the exons ATGCAGGCTGCCTGGCTTTTAGGGGCCCTAGTGGTCCCTCAGCTTTTGGGTTTTGGCCATGGAGTCTGGGGTcctgggagggactgggagggaggctggggaggtgCCCTGGAGGAAGAGCGAAAGCGAGAGTCACTGATGTTGAAG GAGGCCCTGGGGCTGCCCATTGGGATGGGAAGTAATGACAGTCTTGCTGGAAATTCTAAAGGCGAAGAGGTGTTGGGGACCAAGGAGAcccaaggggaagaagaggaagaggaaaccaCATCACCTATTTCCAGTTCCAACCCTTTCCCCAGCCCTTCTCCCACACCAGAGGACACCATCAGTTACATCT TGGGCCGCTTGTCCGGCCTGGATGCAGGCCTACACCAATTGCATATTCGACTGCACACCTTGGACACCCGTGTGGTCCAGCTGACCCAGGGACTGCGGCAGCTGCGAGATGCTACAAGTGATACCCACGACTCCGTGCAAGCCCTAAAGGAGGCACAGGTCCGGGCTGAGCAGGAGCACGGCCGCCTGGAGG GCTGTCTGAAGGGCATGCGCCTGGGCCACAAGTGCTTCCTGCTCTCGCGGGACTTCGAGACCCAGGAGGCCGCGCAGGCGCGGTGCAAGGCGCGGGGCGGGAACCTAGCGCAGCCGGCAGACCGCCAGCAAATGGATGCGCTAGGCCGGTACTTGCGCGCCTCGCTCGCCCCCTACAACTGGCCGGTGTGGCTGGGCGTGAACGACCGGCGCTCTGAAGGGCTCTACCTTTTCGAGAACGGACAGCGCGTGTCCTTCTTCGCCTGGCACCGCGCGCCCAGCCCGGAGCCTGGCGCCCATCCTAGCGCGGCATCACATCCACTCAGCCTGGATCAGCCCAATGGCGGCGTCCTGGAGAACTGCGTGGCGCAGGCCTCAGACGACGGTTCCTGGTGGGACCATGACTGTGAGCGGCGCCTCTACTTCGTCTGCGAGTACCCTTTCTAG
- the Clec11a gene encoding C-type lectin domain family 11 member A isoform X2, with translation MGREGVPCEAAGGQGTAGVARSRPRENEWRLRKAGAGAEAGRLVRGQPQEALGLPIGMGSNDSLAGNSKGEEVLGTKETQGEEEEEETTSPISSSNPFPSPSPTPEDTISYILGRLSGLDAGLHQLHIRLHTLDTRVVQLTQGLRQLRDATSDTHDSVQALKEAQVRAEQEHGRLEGCLKGMRLGHKCFLLSRDFETQEAAQARCKARGGNLAQPADRQQMDALGRYLRASLAPYNWPVWLGVNDRRSEGLYLFENGQRVSFFAWHRAPSPEPGAHPSAASHPLSLDQPNGGVLENCVAQASDDGSWWDHDCERRLYFVCEYPF, from the exons ATGGGGAGAGAGGGGGTGCCCTGCGAGGCTGCGGGGGGACAGGGGACTGCTGGCGTGGCCAGGAGCCGGCCCCGGGAGAATGAATGGAGGTTGAGGAAGGCGGGAgctggggctgaggcaggaaggctggtGAGGGGACAGCCCCAG GAGGCCCTGGGGCTGCCCATTGGGATGGGAAGTAATGACAGTCTTGCTGGAAATTCTAAAGGCGAAGAGGTGTTGGGGACCAAGGAGAcccaaggggaagaagaggaagaggaaaccaCATCACCTATTTCCAGTTCCAACCCTTTCCCCAGCCCTTCTCCCACACCAGAGGACACCATCAGTTACATCT TGGGCCGCTTGTCCGGCCTGGATGCAGGCCTACACCAATTGCATATTCGACTGCACACCTTGGACACCCGTGTGGTCCAGCTGACCCAGGGACTGCGGCAGCTGCGAGATGCTACAAGTGATACCCACGACTCCGTGCAAGCCCTAAAGGAGGCACAGGTCCGGGCTGAGCAGGAGCACGGCCGCCTGGAGG GCTGTCTGAAGGGCATGCGCCTGGGCCACAAGTGCTTCCTGCTCTCGCGGGACTTCGAGACCCAGGAGGCCGCGCAGGCGCGGTGCAAGGCGCGGGGCGGGAACCTAGCGCAGCCGGCAGACCGCCAGCAAATGGATGCGCTAGGCCGGTACTTGCGCGCCTCGCTCGCCCCCTACAACTGGCCGGTGTGGCTGGGCGTGAACGACCGGCGCTCTGAAGGGCTCTACCTTTTCGAGAACGGACAGCGCGTGTCCTTCTTCGCCTGGCACCGCGCGCCCAGCCCGGAGCCTGGCGCCCATCCTAGCGCGGCATCACATCCACTCAGCCTGGATCAGCCCAATGGCGGCGTCCTGGAGAACTGCGTGGCGCAGGCCTCAGACGACGGTTCCTGGTGGGACCATGACTGTGAGCGGCGCCTCTACTTCGTCTGCGAGTACCCTTTCTAG
- the Clec11a gene encoding C-type lectin domain family 11 member A isoform X3, which translates to MGSNDSLAGNSKGEEVLGTKETQGEEEEEETTSPISSSNPFPSPSPTPEDTISYILGRLSGLDAGLHQLHIRLHTLDTRVVQLTQGLRQLRDATSDTHDSVQALKEAQVRAEQEHGRLEGCLKGMRLGHKCFLLSRDFETQEAAQARCKARGGNLAQPADRQQMDALGRYLRASLAPYNWPVWLGVNDRRSEGLYLFENGQRVSFFAWHRAPSPEPGAHPSAASHPLSLDQPNGGVLENCVAQASDDGSWWDHDCERRLYFVCEYPF; encoded by the exons ATGGGAAGTAATGACAGTCTTGCTGGAAATTCTAAAGGCGAAGAGGTGTTGGGGACCAAGGAGAcccaaggggaagaagaggaagaggaaaccaCATCACCTATTTCCAGTTCCAACCCTTTCCCCAGCCCTTCTCCCACACCAGAGGACACCATCAGTTACATCT TGGGCCGCTTGTCCGGCCTGGATGCAGGCCTACACCAATTGCATATTCGACTGCACACCTTGGACACCCGTGTGGTCCAGCTGACCCAGGGACTGCGGCAGCTGCGAGATGCTACAAGTGATACCCACGACTCCGTGCAAGCCCTAAAGGAGGCACAGGTCCGGGCTGAGCAGGAGCACGGCCGCCTGGAGG GCTGTCTGAAGGGCATGCGCCTGGGCCACAAGTGCTTCCTGCTCTCGCGGGACTTCGAGACCCAGGAGGCCGCGCAGGCGCGGTGCAAGGCGCGGGGCGGGAACCTAGCGCAGCCGGCAGACCGCCAGCAAATGGATGCGCTAGGCCGGTACTTGCGCGCCTCGCTCGCCCCCTACAACTGGCCGGTGTGGCTGGGCGTGAACGACCGGCGCTCTGAAGGGCTCTACCTTTTCGAGAACGGACAGCGCGTGTCCTTCTTCGCCTGGCACCGCGCGCCCAGCCCGGAGCCTGGCGCCCATCCTAGCGCGGCATCACATCCACTCAGCCTGGATCAGCCCAATGGCGGCGTCCTGGAGAACTGCGTGGCGCAGGCCTCAGACGACGGTTCCTGGTGGGACCATGACTGTGAGCGGCGCCTCTACTTCGTCTGCGAGTACCCTTTCTAG